The DNA sequence GAAAATACTCTAGGACAGCATCCATGTCTCTGTACCGTAGTCCTGCCCTCAAGTGTGTCCTCATATTGGAGACATCCTTACTGTTGAAGGTTAGGTTTCCCACGCCTCCATGGAATCTCCTACACTGCCATGATTGCATGTGGATATGTTTCGATGTGCATGTCTTCATAGCTCATATCTGCCACTGGTACCAGCTAGTTGCAAAAAAACGCGGACACCAattctgttttcttttttctttttctttttttttttctcttttttttttctttctttttcNNNNNNNNNNNNNNNNNNNNNNNNNNNNNNNNNNNNNNNNNNNNNNNNNNNNNNNNNNNNNNNNNNNNNNNNNNNNNNNNNNNNNNNNNNNNNNNNNNNNNNNNNNNNNNNNNNNNNNNNNNNNNNNNNNNNNNNNNNNNNNNNNNNNNNNNNNNNNNNNNNNNNNNNNNNNNNNNNNNNNNNNNNNNNNNNNNNNNNNNNNNNNNNNNNNNNNNNNNNNNNNNNNNNNNNNNNNNNNNNNNNNNNNNNNNNNNNNNNNNNNNNNNNNNNNNNNNNNNNNNNNNNNNNNNNNNNNNNNNNNNNNNNNNNNNNNNNNNNNNNNNNNNNNNNNNNNNNNNNNNNNNNNNNNNNNNNNNNNNNNNNNNNNNNNNNNNNNNNNNNNNNNNNNNNNNNNNNNNNNNNNNNNNNNNNNNNNNNNNNNNNNNNNNNNNNNNNNNNNNNNNNNNNNNNNNNNNNNNNNNNNNNNNNNNNNNNNNNNNNNNNNNNNNNNNNNNNNNNNNNNNNNNNNNNNNNNNNNNNNNNNNNNNNNNNNNNNNNNNNNNNNNNNNNNNNNNNNNNNNNNNNNNNNNNNNNNNNNNNNNNNNNNNNNNNNNNNNNNNNNNNNNNNNNNNNNNNNNNNNNNNNNNNNNNNNNNNNNNNNNNNNNNNNNNNNNNNNNNNNNNNNNNNNNNNNNNNNNNNNNNNNNNNNNNNNNNNNNNNNNNNNNNNNNNNNNNNNNNNNNNNNNNNNNNNNNNNNNNNNNNNNNNNNNNNNNNNNNNNNNNNNNNNNNNNNNNNNNNNNNNNNNNNNNNNNNNNNNNNNNNNNNNNNNNNNNNNNNNNNNNNNNNNNNNCGCGGACGGCGACGCGGCAGGATAGCTGCGCGGGACCGCAAGCGAGCGAGCCGCGAGTCGGGACGCACGAGAGTCCGGATTGGTTGGGTCTCTGTCCGTTGGTCGGGTGTTAAGTGCGTCCGGACACACACCTACGAGCcggacgtccgggcgctagGTGCACCGGTGACTAAACCCTTTTTCTTTCCACATTTGGGCAAAGCAATCAGGCGGCCAGCACCGTACAAATTGTGGATAGCACGGTTTCCCCTTCTGGCACGCGTGACGTGGCCACGCCGTTACACCGAGTGGCTAGCATCTACCCCCACTCCCACTCCTCTTCTTTTCGCCGTGGTGGCCATGGCTGTGGCTACGTCAGCAACGCGTGCGCCGCCTCTCCTCTGCTCCGGACCACACAAAGACACAGGGAGAGAGAGGCAACGAAAAAAAAGGGCCGTTCCTCTCCCCCCCGCCCAAACCAAGAAGAAAGTGAGAGCGCGCCGCGACCGCCAGCCAGCCGGCCGGCGACTCGGCACTGAGTGGGGACGATTCCTTCAGTTCGCTCCCAACAAATTCGTGGGGGAGGACAGGGGAAGAGGGCGGGGTCGTAAGCCGCCGGTTCTGTAGTCAGTGACCGTCGAGGAGCACGCAAGGTGAGAGTTCCTTCTGTTGCTCCGTCCCCTTCGCCGGCCGTCCCTTCGCCGTCGTTGCTTTGCTTCCCCCGCCCGTGAGGCGTGAACCCCTCACAGGCTGCGTCAATTTCCAATGGCCGGTCGCAGAGCACCTTCCCTCTCCTACCGCCACCGCCTCTGCCGAAGATGCGGCAGCCAAGCGCTCTGCTCTGGGCGACCGTGCCCGCGCCACCAAGGCGCCGCGCGGCCGAACATAGGGCAGCCGCTGCGGTCCAggagcgcgccgccgccgccgccgccgccgccgctcgtgcCGGTGACGTCCTGGAACGCGCGGCTGTGGTTGGCCCTGATTTCTATGAGCCAAACCCTAGGGAGAATCCTTGCCTTACCATAATCAACCTGCAATTACTACACTATTCCATTGCTTACAGCAGGGAGCAGGACAATAgaactctttctttttttccaatTAAATTTTAGAAATACTGTTGTAATAGTGCTCCATATTGGTTGGATTAAAGCTTACTGATGCAGGTTGCCATCTTCTCCAGTTACCAGCATTTGAGGCAGAAAAATGGAGCTCTGTACAGCTTGTATCTGGACTTCAGCACAGTGGTCTCACACAATAACGACCAACCGGCGACTGGCATACCATGGATTTGCAAATTCGAGTTTCTCAGCGCCCCAAAGGAGGAGGCGAGCAGCACTCTATGTCATGAATGCCGCATCGACCGGTGCTCCAATATCACGTCAAAACATAACGCAACTTCCACGCACCAATGGCGCAGTTACCAAAAGTATATCCACTGACAAACCCAGCAGTGCAATGGAGCAACTTGATATCGAACGTGGTGTCTGTATTCCTTTCCGAAAGTACACTCCAGAAATGGTACTGAAATCTGCATTCTTCTATGTTTATAGAATTGGTTTTGCTACAAATTGTTTCAATTGTGTTCATTTCTACAATTGCTAGGTCAGGAAAAAAGTCTTGGATTCAAGAGGTTCCATACTGTCCCTTGCTAGTCGGGGAGTGGAGATAGTTTGGAAACTTGGATTTTACTGGTCATCTCTTGTGTATGACTTCTTGGTTGGACGGGATGAAGAAATTGTTCCATATCGTGCCCGGCAGCTCCGTAATCTTTTATGTGATCTGGGCCCATCTTTCATAAAAGCAGGACAGGTCATAACATTTAATCTTCATTATAAAGGATACATGTGATTGTACAATTCAAATTCATTGATCATATATCTTTACAATTGTCCTAACTTTCTTTGGTTATGTTCTTCAGGTTCTAGCCAACAGGCCTGATATTATTCGAGAGGATTATATGAATGAACTTTGCATCTTGCAAGATGATGTCCCTCCAGTCCCTAACCAGGTATCGTCTTACAACAGAAAGTACCTGCAAATAGCTCTTTAGGATTTCAGATATTAGAGTTTACACAGATGAAAGCAGAGTTATTAACCAAGTTTTGTTTTGTTGCTGAATACTTGGTAGGTGGCTTTTACCATAATTGAGGAGGAACTTGGCCAACCTCTAGAGAGATTGTTCAGCAAAATTTCATCACAGACAATAGCAGCTGCTAGTTTGGGCCAAGTTTACCGCGCCACACTTAGAGAAACTGGCGAGGATGTCGCTATTAAGGTtcatatatttattttgtttctGTTATCTGTTTACTTCCTTATTATTACATTTATTTACTCATTTTCTAACTATGGTCCTTAAACAAGGATGAATATAAATATATTCTGTAACCTTTGATGATCATATTCTCTGTACAAACTGTGCTCTGTAAGTCATACTTATCTTTTTGGTTTGTCATTGACAATTTAGGTTCAGAGACCAGGAATTGAACCAATAATATACCGAGATCTTTTCCTGTTCCGCACTTTGGCTTCATTTTTGAATGGGATTAGTCTTCAGAAACTAGGGTGCAATGCGGAGCTTATTGTTGATGAATTTGGTGAAAAACTTTTGGAAGAACTTGATTACACTCTTGTAAGTATTTTCTCAGCCTTTGTACTGTTGTCAATTTAACGAAGTAGAATTAGCTATTACAGTTCACATGTTCTTAACATAGAGTGCAATGATTATGTTTCAACAACAATTTCTTTATATTTCTTTCTCTTTGATAAGTGTATCGAATGCTGCTGATTTTAGTTCCTGTTTGCAATATCTTAGGAAGCTACAAATATCGAGGACTTTCTAGAAAATTTTAAGGATGATCCAACTGTCAAGATACCTCGAGTGTATAAGCAGCTTTCAGGTTCCCGTGTTCTGGTGATGGAGTGGATAGATGGAATTAGATGTACGGACCCACAGGTTTGACCATTCATATCATTGTTTATATTTCAATGGTGCAATAGTTCATTGTGATTCTGTAGCAGCATTGATTTCAGATTCACTCATGCAGGCTATAAAAGAAGCTGGAATTGATGTGGAAGGTTTTCTCACAGTTGGAGTCAGTGCTGCTTTGCGTCAGTTACTTGAATTTGGTCTTTTCCATGGAGATCCACATCCTGGAAATATTTTTGCAATGCGTGATGGTCGTATTGCTTATGTCGACTTTGGCAATGTGGCCGTTCTTAGCCAGGTCTGCAAAATGCACTTTTATAGTGGTAGAATTCTTGGCAGTTACAGTTTGTTACATTGTCGTTGCTGCTTTCCTGTCTATATATACATTTTGTACTTGTAGTCCTGCAGCCTGCAGCAAAATCTGTTATTCCCTCTGTGTTGTGAACCCATGTTTGCACTGTATTGTATTTGCATATTGTATAAGGAAACAAAAATTGCTAACATGTTTTTTCATTGTTTCTTCTTTGTGCAGCAAAACAAACAAATCCTAATCGATGCTGTTGTTCATGCTGTTAACGAAGACTATGCTGAAATGGCAAATGACTTCACTAGGCTGGGTTTCCTTGCTAGTGGTACAGATGTAGCCCCAATTATTCCAGCTCTGGAATCCATTTGGCAAAACTCAGCTGGAAAAGGCTTGGCGGACTTCAATTTCCGGATTGTGACTGGTAATATTGATTTGCATAGCATTGTTTTATTTTACTTACACAAATTGTCATATTCTGAATTCGCTATCTTGTTATTTGTTTAGTAGTTGGTCATATGGGTTgtgaaaattattatttttaccGCTTTTCAGCATGTTTGCTTACTCATGCTTAGTgcatgtatttttttttcttcttttaatgagAAATGTTTAGCGCAACATGTCATATATTAAATGTCTTTAAAAAGAGTAAATTACATCCATCATACAACAACTTGTATGGTTGTATCCATTTACTCCACCAACTTGCAAAATGTGCAAATGAAGACATCAACTTGTCATATGTGTGCAGATACAGTCACATATAACTACCAAGTGTATTTAGGCAGGCCACATGCTAGTATGATGTGTATGAGACAGAGGTCCAAAATGCAAAATTGCATTACTTTGATGAAAACGTACCTATAACATTCCTTTGACAATGATGGTGATCGCTGCTGCTGACTTGTGCTGCATCCCTGCTAATCTTTTTCAATTAACGCCTAAGTTGAAGACATTATTGTTCTTTTTGTCTCATTGTAAGTTCAAACATTCAAATTGAGGCCACTGAATAAATAGATTAATCTTGTTTCTCTCCCACGTAAATAAACACAGAGAGTAAATAGAGGGAAGTGATTGCATCATTTATTTTGCAAATTCTAGAATCAATTGATCCAAACCTTGTCCAAGCAAGGATCATGAGGAGATGATGCGAGTAAAATATATCAAGAACATCTAGATAGCATAGAGAAACATATTGAATTGAACTTTATAATTCACAATAGAAGCGTAATAATTCTTCAGGATTCAGGAATAATAGTAAATTAGAATGTTGTAATAGTAGGATATAAGTGTATAGTAATTAGGAGCAATATATGTAGGCAAAGCCTTTGTGCTAGTCGTGTGTGTGTGATTAATGAACAAGCACAACATGCAGCCCCCCTCGTAGGGATTGTGTGTTCTCCAGCTGTAAAAGGGGCTTGGGGAGGCTGATGGATGGCAGTAGAGACGGTGGACCTGACATCGCCCGCCGGACAGTGGAAGAAGCCAGTtaggtggtgccggcagtggGGGAATTGTCCggtgaagaagaaaaagggatTGGGATTAGTGATGGCCGAGGCGGAGGTGGCGGTGTGTGACTGAAGCCAGTGGGATGTGCTGAAGGCAGCATAACTCTTGCCTGTCTAGAGAAGCCTCCCTGAATTTAGGGAgggtggtggtggatggtggcagcagaggTGGCATGCGCTCCACCAAAGCCAGATGCGGAGGGGCAGTGGCGGGAGAGCACATAGGCTGAAGATGCAGGGGAATATGAGGAGGCGGGTGAAGAAGGGTCGGCCTTGCATATTAGAGGCTAATCATATGGCTGGTCGTGTGTTATTGAATAATGTGGAGTTATTCTTGAGCTTCATACTCACTGGGTATGTCATGTGAATCTCCTTGGCAACTAGATTGGGTAGCTATGGTTCCATCGTAGTTATCATTGGAGAAGTTAGTGCCAAGTTCTATGCGATCAGCTGCCTCTCTCTGCAAGCAATGTGATATATATACCGCTGATCGCCCTGCTCCAATACAATGGTTCAGATTCCATATCATGCACGATCAAAACAATATCTAAACTTCAGAAAAAGGCAATGAATATGGGTTTATGTGCATAAAGCCAATTTATGTTCCATGCCATATTTCCAGCTTATCACAGATGCTCCTTCGTGTGTATTTGGACTGTATATGATCATACATGACTAGTTGATGCATCTGTTTGCACATTTTGCAAGCTATTGGACTAAAGTGATACATCCATACAAGTTGTATGGTGAATGCAATTTACTCCTTCAAAAAATATCTGAGGGAAGATATACTTCATTATCTAATCAAAATCCAAATCACAGGGAAGTTCAATCAGCTTGTGTACAACTATCCAATCCGCATCCCAGAAAGGTTTTCTTTGGTTATTCGTTCATTGTTGACGCAAGAAGGAATCTGCTTTACACTAAAGCGTGATTTTAAGTTTCTTGAGGTATGGTGTATTGGCATGTGCTACCATTTGAGCTCCAAAGAAAACATCAGTGAGCATTCTTTAGTTACTAACATCCTTCTTGTATGTTTCTTCATATTTAGGTTGCCTATCCATATGTAGCAAAGCGTCTGTTAACAGATCCAAACCCTGCTCTCCGTGAACGCTTGATTCAGGTAACTTGTTTAGACCCTATTAACACAACTTAAGGACTATGTGAACCAAATTGTTAATTTAAGCATCAGTACTGGAAAAGGAAAGGAAACTTTATGGTGTGAAAGTGGAAAGTTTCCAATGCATGCTCAAGTGCATTACTACAAATGTTTGTACCATGTTATGGTTTTTAGCACTTTTCTCATTTCCCCCCTGTCAGGTGCTATTCAAAGATGGGGCATTCCAGTGGAAACGACTAGAAAACCTTATAGTTCTTGCCAAGGAGAATGTGACTAAGATGAGCAGCAACCCTGCACTGAAAAAGAATAGTTCGTGAGTATTggaaccactctttctttcctGTGCATGTTATTCGTACTAGAAGCTTTCTGATCCAGTGAACTGTCAGGCAAGCTGTAAGAAATCGACAATTGGAGAGCAAACTTGATCTCACTGAAACAATAAAAGATGGAGCACGGATGTTCCTTATCGATGCTGGTATCAGGAGACAACTTATACTGGCCTTCACTGAAGACTCCAAATTGCATGTAGAAGAGGTACTGTGTCCAATCTTCCTGTAAATGGTGGATGTTCCTGTCAAATATATTTGATTAAGTGCTCAATGTTTGACTGTAATTCGTTTCCTCTTTCGCAGCTTGTGGATGTATACAGACTGGTCGAAGATCAAATAGATATGCCTTCAGTTGCCCTTGAGGTTCTTCAAGGTAAGTTGATGATCAGATTCTGCTTACTTATTCCTGTGATATTGAAAGGTATTCTGTATGGTTTAAGTGTGATGAATTTACTTATGTTCTTTTTATGCAGATTTACCATCTGTTGCACGTGACTTCATGCTTTCCTGGAGTGATTCCATCCTGTCAGATCGCCAGTACTAATGATCTTTTACATAGGGCCCTGCATGGTTATGGTACCTCGATATGATCTACAAGGAAAATGGCTAGACAAGAATTCCTTCTCGCTGTATACAGTTTGTTTTTGCTTTGATTTTTGTATAGCAAAATATGCAATGtgcagttttttttcttttctccatTGTCAATTTCTCTGCACATGCCATTTGTATAGTATAGCGCGAGGGATCTTgtatataaaataaaatgagCTCGTGATTCGAATGTAGTAGAAATAGATGTACACAGTTAGCATTCAAATCAAATACATGTAGAAGCATCAAAGGCTTCTAAGCATCAAAGGCTTCTAAGTGTGTTGATCGTGTTGGATTTATTATGGGTTAGACCCATTTAaatttaataaatcaataaactctatggtgtgtaattatggacaatatatatattGTACCAGATAGGAGCAAGTCCAAGGGTTGGAGTGGCTGGCTGATGGTACGGGAGTTTCAACTCATTATCTGCGGGTGTTTCGATAATTAATTGAGGGAGTTTCAACTCCGTGTAAAAACCCTTCAGATGCCCGTCTCCTCAGCCGCCAGTAGGGGAGTCCcttcccctcctctcctctccagccACAAGGATAAATAGGAGACTCATCTCCTTGGTACAACACACAGATCACAGTTCCGTTGCAAAGCAGGAATCCCCATCTCGTAACTCCGCGCGCACGGAGGAGCGAGAGGGCAGGTGCCTCCGGAGCCCTTGCCGTTCGAGACCTTGCACGGGGGATCGacaattaggtttttggggagcgccTACGCGACTGCCCAACTCCATTGCTGTTGTTCATCTTCTTCCCGGAGGTTTCTTGGTGTTGCCGGTCGCCATCTTCTCCTTCCCGGTGATTGGTTCGTCGTCTTCACCTTCGTCTCTACTCCATGGCGATCGAGGAAGGACAAAGTTCTGGAAATCTGAATGCGCGAGTCTCAGGGTATAATCTGTTCGTCTTCTCTCAGTTTTACGTCACTCTGTTTTTGTTTGTTTCAGTAGCTGTTTCCGTAGGTCTGTTTTGTTGTTGCGTAAGATATCTGTTCTCTGCTCTTGCTATGTTTAAGTTCTGCATATATGCCTCTGTTTTACAGTTTTGTTGTTTCGTTAGTATCTTCTTTTCTGTTTCAGTAcatctgtttatctgtttcgatAGTTATATCATGTTTGGTGCTGTTACAGATAGTTATATATCATGCCATGCTTTGATGTTCGATATGCTTTATGGATCATGTTTATATATCGTAATTATGATTCATGACATGTTTATATTTATCAATAATATCATATATATCATTATCATATTATTAATTATGGAATTAAAATGACATGGAAATTGCCTAACAATCTAACAGATCCATGGCACATGATTTGTACCGAGGAAATGGTTACTTCGGAACAAAACACATGTTTACCTTCACTCTCCGTTGTTATGTTACGTTTCGTCCGTGTTAGTTCCACAAGTAACTGATCCAGTCACATATCGAAGTACAGGCCTTTTGATTTTGTGGTAGTTCCTGGATTCGATAGATATCTGATTAGTAATATGAACTTCACGCCACAACAACAGCGGGGATGTAGCTCAAATGGTAGAGCGCTCGCTTTGCATGCGAGAGGCACGGGGTTCGATCCCCCGCATCTCCACTTGGATGAGGTCATTTCCGTTTTCTTTTTCTCCAGTTTTGCTGAGCACCACGGACGACTACCGTATCCAATTTCCCCAGTTTTCCTAAGTGGTTACTACGGTTTTGTTTTATGGACTGGACTGAATGAATATTATGATGCATGAAAGAGCTAATGGCCAAGCTAGTTAAAAAcataaattttttttaagatttcccatcacatcgaaactTGCAGCAtatatatggaacattaaatatagatgaaaacaaaaactaattgcacagtttgcctgtaaattacgagccgaattttttaaacctagttactccataattgaacaatgtttgtcaaataaaaatgaaagtgctacagtgttaaaatccaaaactttttagatctaaacaaggcctaagtaacaAGACTTTGAACAAGTTTGTCAAAAAGAAGGTGAGATCAATCTGAGGAGATAAAAAGGGTGGCTCATGTTGCCTGagtgaaaaaaaagaagcaaCAAGTTCAACAAGTGATATCTAAGTTGTTTTAGCATAACCGGAGCTTTATATTACTCTGAGCAAGGTTATAATCATACTAGGTGATATCACGCAATCCAAGTGGAGGATTTCACGAGAAACCAATGTAGCACACTCATGAGCTAATCTATTACAAATTCTATGAGTAAAACATAATTAAGAGAAATCAAAGCTCTGGCTGAGTTCATTCGTCTTATATAAGATAGGACCAATCTCAGACCTTTGCGTCATCCGTTTGCTCTATAGCTGCACTAGAACCTGGCAATATGTTTCCACCTGGAGTTTTGTTACACCACGGTTCACAGCAAGCTACATTCCGTCTTGGCACGGCAACACTTCTGTGGTTAGAGTATTTCGACAATGATCATACCACTTTGCTGCTCCCCCACAGACGTTTCCATCATGGTCACGGAGAACTGCCCCCGACGCTCCAATACAATTTTCTTCAAAGAAAGAAGCATCCACATTGCACTTGATGAAACCAGGAACTGGTCTCTACCAGTGGTAGCGGTCCTGGACCACACTTCTATGTACTCCTTGTGGGTGGTTGAAGTTCCACAAATCATAAGCCGTGCTTCGCCATGTCTGCATTTGTTTCTTCCCATCCATAATGACCACATGCCACACAAGAAGACAGAAGCATCTCTTGGTGGAAACAATGCCTCGTCAATCAAATCATGTGCCCACGTTTGGGGATGCAGCACCGACAATTTAACAGCAATCAGTCTTCTCACTTCAGCTCAGAAGAACTTAGCTATTGTGCAGTCCATCAAAACATGTTTGATTGATTCTTCGTCAGGTCCACATACATCACAATTTGCAGTGCGCTCAATGTGTCTCCGAAATAACACTTCCTTAGCCGGTAAAAGGCCATTCACTACTCACCACCAGAAAACTCGGACTTTGGGTGGCACACAAAGGCCCCAAATCCCCTTCCATGTTTTGTCATTAGAAGATGAGGCCCTTCCATTCCATCCGAGTATTGCTGATTCTGATCTATAATAAACGATATGCTGAGTGAACCGTGTACATACCATGGCATTCTGGTTCCCAAGCCCAGGCATCAGCTCCTGCACCCCTGATCGGCGTTTGATAGCCTATGCATCAACATGGATAAGGGTCTCTTGAATCAACTCCTCATTCTAGACCCCGCTCATCGTCAACAAATCATCTACAGTATAGACTTGTGGATTATCTGGTACAGAGAGTGGTCGCCCAGCAAAATGATTTGGCAGCCAACGATCTCTCCAGATATTTGTAGTGCTTCCATCACCAATTCTAGCTACTTATTAATCCTTTTTTAGCACCTCCCCCCCTCAAGGATTGCACACCATGTATGGCTGTCATGCTTCTTCTGCGAAGCCATCACGAAGGTAGAATCATGGAAATATCTTCCTTTAAGAACCCTTGCACACAAGGAGTTTGGGTTCTCGATTAATTGCCACCCTTGTTTCCCAAGCATGGCCAGGTTAaacaatctgagatcacgaaaGCCGATGCCTCCTTGTACCTTAGGCCTTATTAACAGCTCCTATCGCGCCAGTGCATATGTCAATTATCAGCCGAACTATCCCACCAATAATTCGAGATGACTGTCTTCATTTTCTGACAGGTATCTTTTGGGATAAGAAAACAACTCATTGGGTAGGTTTGCATTGCTTGTGCAACTGACTTTAGTAGGACTTCCCTCTGGGTACAGCTAGCTTCACGCCCGCTCTAGGCCCCAACTAAGGCTTTGATTTTAAGATTAAGTCCACTTTTAGTCTCTCAACTATTAGTCGAGTTTAACTTTAGCCCTCAACTACAAAATCGTCTATTTTTCACCCTCAACTATTAAAACCGGTCATTTTTAGCACCCGGAGAGAGGACAGAGCGGTTTTGAGACACTTTGAGCGgttttccctttttcttttctacagTTAAAACTGTGAATTTTATAATGAATTTTTGAAGCATTGGAAATTCAATTAATTTTTTGGGTAGCCTTGTTATGATGTTCTCTatgcagaaaaatgtgaaattaTGAAAGTAAGTGGATCGCATACGGCTAAAGGTCTTGCGACCGCTGCACTGCCGTCTTCGCTCGCCCCCTTGggcgtcttttttttttttttttttttttttttttttttttttttttttttttcttttNNNNNNNNNNNNNNNNNNNNNNNNNNNNNNNNNNNNNNNNNNNNNNNNNNNNNNNNNNNNNNNNNNNNNNNNNNNNNNNNNNNNNNNNNNNNNNNNNNNNAATACTATGCTGCTCAACCACCGCACCATGATCATAggatatatatattatcctacAAAAATCAGAACatacatttattaattaaaagagctaaTTTTTTAGCATAAAAACATTACTTATTTTtatagtttcatatttttccttcatagaaaacatcatgacaaggctacccaaaaaatttgatgaatttaCCATGCTCAAACAATTCACTATAAAATTCACAGGTTTAAccacagaaaagaaaaaggaaaaaccgcTCAAAGTGCTCAAAACCGTCCTGTCCTCTCTTCGTGTGCTAAAAGTGACCGGTTTTGATAGTTGAGGGTGCAAAACAGACGGTTTTGTAGTTGAGGGCTAAAATTAAACTCGACCAATAGTTGAGGGGCTAAAAATGGACTTTATCCTTGATTTTATTCGGCATATATGTTCAAAAGCCTCCTTCGTTGATCACCTGAGAGGCGTTGGAAGGCCCAGGTACTTTTCCACTAATGCTTCAGTTTCAATTTGTAGGACATTCCGCACCACTTACTTAGCATCAGCGTCACAATTAGAGCTAAAGAAAACAGCCGACTTGTCCTTATTCACAAGCTGCCCTGATCCTCTACTATAAATCTCCAATATATCTTGAAGTCGTTCAGCCCCTATTTGCGACGCTTATGAGAATACAATACAGTAATCCGTGAAGAGGAGATGTGAAATCCAAGGGTCATGGATTCCAACTCTAACTCCTCTTGAGAGAAATAGAGGCCCAGCTGACTTCAACATGCATGATAACCTTTTTGAACAAAGAAGGAATAAATATGGGGGAATTGGGTCGCCTTGACGAA is a window from the Sorghum bicolor cultivar BTx623 chromosome 5, Sorghum_bicolor_NCBIv3, whole genome shotgun sequence genome containing:
- the LOC8060068 gene encoding protein ACTIVITY OF BC1 COMPLEX KINASE 1, chloroplastic, producing MELCTACIWTSAQWSHTITTNRRLAYHGFANSSFSAPQRRRRAALYVMNAASTGAPISRQNITQLPRTNGAVTKSISTDKPSSAMEQLDIERGVCIPFRKYTPEMVRKKVLDSRGSILSLASRGVEIVWKLGFYWSSLVYDFLVGRDEEIVPYRARQLRNLLCDLGPSFIKAGQVLANRPDIIREDYMNELCILQDDVPPVPNQVAFTIIEEELGQPLERLFSKISSQTIAAASLGQVYRATLRETGEDVAIKVQRPGIEPIIYRDLFLFRTLASFLNGISLQKLGCNAELIVDEFGEKLLEELDYTLEATNIEDFLENFKDDPTVKIPRVYKQLSGSRVLVMEWIDGIRCTDPQAIKEAGIDVEGFLTVGVSAALRQLLEFGLFHGDPHPGNIFAMRDGRIAYVDFGNVAVLSQQNKQILIDAVVHAVNEDYAEMANDFTRLGFLASGTDVAPIIPALESIWQNSAGKGLADFNFRIVTGKFNQLVYNYPIRIPERFSLVIRSLLTQEGICFTLKRDFKFLEVAYPYVAKRLLTDPNPALRERLIQVLFKDGAFQWKRLENLIVLAKENVTKMSSNPALKKNSSQAVRNRQLESKLDLTETIKDGARMFLIDAGIRRQLILAFTEDSKLHVEELVDVYRLVEDQIDMPSVALEVLQDLPSVARDFMLSWSDSILSDRQY